The Caldibacillus debilis DSM 16016 genome includes a window with the following:
- a CDS encoding LolA family protein, giving the protein MRRIGFLLFIGLLAFFLAGCGEKSKDEVLDKLTEQAEKIKGYKYNAKMSLALGTEKQEYNVEVWHQKPEYYRVYMKNAARDQSQMILRNKDGVYVLTPSMNKSFKFRSDWPKNSSQPYFYESLIKDLSEDQDAKFTQSKDYYVFEGKTRYQYNKSLPYQQVTFRKKDLSPVSVKVMDQDRKVMLTVEFTDIKFNAPFDDKAFDLNRNMSSALLEVPAAKEEADSNFTVKIPMAEIPGAELVDEEEVMTGNGKRVVMTYDGEKSFTFMQEKIHVKETVAMPTLALEGDPVDLGFTVGVLTDHSLLWADDGVEYMIASNDLSREEMVMLAKSVDAASEK; this is encoded by the coding sequence ATGAGAAGGATCGGGTTTTTGCTTTTCATCGGGTTGTTGGCATTTTTTCTGGCGGGATGCGGGGAAAAATCGAAGGATGAAGTGCTGGACAAATTGACCGAACAAGCGGAAAAGATCAAGGGGTATAAATACAACGCGAAAATGTCCCTTGCCCTCGGGACGGAAAAACAGGAGTACAACGTGGAAGTGTGGCATCAAAAACCGGAATATTACCGGGTGTACATGAAAAACGCCGCGCGGGACCAAAGCCAGATGATCCTGCGCAATAAAGACGGCGTATACGTCCTTACCCCTTCCATGAATAAAAGTTTTAAATTCCGGAGCGACTGGCCGAAAAACAGCAGCCAGCCCTATTTCTACGAATCGCTCATCAAAGATTTGTCGGAAGATCAGGACGCGAAATTCACCCAGTCGAAAGACTATTATGTTTTCGAAGGGAAAACCCGCTATCAATACAATAAGTCCTTGCCTTACCAGCAAGTCACCTTCCGGAAAAAGGATCTGTCTCCGGTCAGCGTCAAAGTGATGGACCAGGACCGGAAAGTGATGCTTACGGTGGAATTCACCGATATCAAATTCAACGCTCCCTTTGACGATAAGGCCTTCGATTTGAACCGGAACATGTCCAGCGCCCTTTTGGAAGTGCCGGCGGCAAAGGAAGAAGCCGACAGCAACTTCACCGTTAAAATTCCGATGGCGGAAATCCCCGGCGCGGAGCTGGTCGACGAAGAGGAAGTGATGACGGGGAACGGGAAGCGGGTCGTGATGACCTACGACGGGGAAAAGTCCTTCACCTTCATGCAGGAGAAGATCCATGTGAAGGAAACGGTTGCGATGCCGACGCTGGCCCTTGAAGGGGATCCGGTCGATTTGGGCTTCACCGTCGGCGTTTTAACGGATCATTCCCTCCTTTGGGCCGATGACGGGGTGGAATATATGATCGCCTCCAACGATCTGTCGAGGGAGGAAATGGTCATGCTCGCCAAGTCCGTCGATGCCGCTTCGGAAAAATGA